Genomic segment of Mucilaginibacter sabulilitoris:
GAAAAAAAAACGCCCCGTCCAACCTGCTTGCAGGAGGCCTCTATGATTTTGATTCTTTCCAGTGTATTCATGATTTCTCCTTTTGTTGGGCAATTGCAATATTGCGGTGTGAATTTTCGACCATCACGATACCGTTATCAACGATCACCCCGATGGCGAGTGCGATACCCGTTAACGACATGATATTAGAGGATATGCCGAACGCATTCAGCAGGATAAAACTGGCCGCGATCGTAATCGGTATTTGAATAATGATACTTAGCGCGCTGCGCCAGCTGAACAGAAATAGTACGACGATCAGGGAAACGGTGATCATTTCTTCGATCAGTGTGTGCTTAACCGAGCCGATAGCGCTTTCGATTAGCCCGCTGCGGTCATAGGCAATTTTGAATTTGACGCCGCGAGGTAATCCTTTTTGAATGTCGGTCATCTTATCCTTGACCGCATGAATGACCTTATCCGCGTTCTCGCCATAACGCATCACGACGATGCCGCCAACGGTCTCCCCTTCGCCGTTCTCATCGAAAATGCCAAGGCGCAGGTCACCGCCCATCTGGACAGTACCGATATCCTTCACTTTTACCGCTACTGTGTTCACGGTGCCTACGGGAATATTTTCTACGTCCTCAAGGCTTTTGATATAGCCAAGCCCGCGTACAACATACCCGGTACCATTCATTTCGAATTTTCGCCCGCCCACATCGTTGTTGTTACTTTTGACCGCTTTCAGGACCTGGCTGAGCGGGATATGATAATAATTTAGCTTATGGGGGTCAATGTTTACCTGGTATTGCTTTTCAAAGCCGCCAAAGGACGCGACCTCGCTTACCCCCGGCACGGTCTGCAAGCCAAGCTTCACATACCAGTCCTGCAGTGCGCGCTGTTCGCCAAGGTCAATGTCTTTGGCATCCAGTGTGTACCACAGGATATGGCCGACTCCGGTACCGTCAGGGCCAAGACTTGGCGTGATCCCTGTTGGCAGCAGTCGCTGCGCGTAATTCAGCCTTT
This window contains:
- a CDS encoding efflux RND transporter permease subunit gives rise to the protein MINQLISLSLKNRYIVLLVALSLFGWGVYAIKQNPIDAIPDLSENQVIVFTEWEGRSPQIMEDQVTYPLVSNLQGIPKVKSIRGTSMFGMSFVYIIFDDKADIYWARSRVLERLNYAQRLLPTGITPSLGPDGTGVGHILWYTLDAKDIDLGEQRALQDWYVKLGLQTVPGVSEVASFGGFEKQYQVNIDPHKLNYYHIPLSQVLKAVKSNNNDVGGRKFEMNGTGYVVRGLGYIKSLEDVENIPVGTVNTVAVKVKDIGTVQMGGDLRLGIFDENGEGETVGGIVVMRYGENADKVIHAVKDKMTDIQKGLPRGVKFKIAYDRSGLIESAIGSVKHTLIEEMITVSLIVVLFLFSWRSALSIIIQIPITIAASFILLNAFGISSNIMSLTGIALAIGVIVDNGIVMVENSHRNIAIAQQKEKS